One Oryza brachyantha chromosome 3, ObraRS2, whole genome shotgun sequence DNA segment encodes these proteins:
- the LOC102710957 gene encoding uncharacterized protein LOC102710957 isoform X1: protein MSDLRRGLDMRRELPSAEVVGRLKDDGDFDGLRRAIIRKVKDNEVLRRNIIAEVKQSVVINEDGSEKLKLKDLSDAIYQDIGSKIMGQISDEIWAVIQSNETDIRGTVEAVYNRMMNPEQQQGSPKKPKRNPKEEQVSPAKASTSVAVHLEDDDPEEPPGFGFSDHQRSNIMATQQQQQPPNMENHNQVKPNEGEPNAVSCPGDDEEDPDVPPGFG from the exons ATGAGCGATCTCCGCCGAGGGTTAGACATGCGGCGAGAGCTGCCgtcggcggaggtggtggggcGGCTCAAGGACGATGGAGACTTCgacggcctccgccgcgccatcATCCGCAAGGTCAAGGACAAC GAGGTGCTACGCAGAAATATAATTGCTGAGGTGAAGCAGTCAGTGGTAATAAATGAAGATGGCtctgaaaaattaaaactaaaagatCTTTCTGATGCGATTTACCAAGATATTGG GAGCAAAATAATGGGTCAAATCTCAGACGAGATATGGGCTGTCATCCAATCAAATGAAACTGATATCCGAGGAACTGTTGAAGCAGTCTACAATAGGATGATGAACcctgagcagcagcagggctCTCCAAAGAAGCCGAAGAGGAATCCCAAAGAGGAACAAGTTTCCCCAGCAAAAGCATCAACTTCTGTTGCAGTCCATCTAGAAGACGATGATCCAGAGGAACCACCGGGATTTGGTTTCAGTGACCATCAGCGCAGCAACATCATGGcaacacagcagcagcagcagccaccaAATATGGAGAATCATAACCAAGTGAAACCAAATGAAGGTGAGCCCAATGCCGTTAGCTGCCCTGGGGACGATGAAGAGGATCCTGATGTGCCTCCTGGGTTTGGTTAA
- the LOC102710957 gene encoding uncharacterized protein LOC102710957 isoform X2, producing the protein METSTASAAPSSARSRTTWWQLIFMQEVLRRNIIAEVKQSVVINEDGSEKLKLKDLSDAIYQDIGSKIMGQISDEIWAVIQSNETDIRGTVEAVYNRMMNPEQQQGSPKKPKRNPKEEQVSPAKASTSVAVHLEDDDPEEPPGFGFSDHQRSNIMATQQQQQPPNMENHNQVKPNEGEPNAVSCPGDDEEDPDVPPGFG; encoded by the exons ATGGAGACTTCgacggcctccgccgcgccatcATCCGCAAGGTCAAGGACAAC TTGGTGGCAACTTATTTTCATGCAGGAGGTGCTACGCAGAAATATAATTGCTGAGGTGAAGCAGTCAGTGGTAATAAATGAAGATGGCtctgaaaaattaaaactaaaagatCTTTCTGATGCGATTTACCAAGATATTGG GAGCAAAATAATGGGTCAAATCTCAGACGAGATATGGGCTGTCATCCAATCAAATGAAACTGATATCCGAGGAACTGTTGAAGCAGTCTACAATAGGATGATGAACcctgagcagcagcagggctCTCCAAAGAAGCCGAAGAGGAATCCCAAAGAGGAACAAGTTTCCCCAGCAAAAGCATCAACTTCTGTTGCAGTCCATCTAGAAGACGATGATCCAGAGGAACCACCGGGATTTGGTTTCAGTGACCATCAGCGCAGCAACATCATGGcaacacagcagcagcagcagccaccaAATATGGAGAATCATAACCAAGTGAAACCAAATGAAGGTGAGCCCAATGCCGTTAGCTGCCCTGGGGACGATGAAGAGGATCCTGATGTGCCTCCTGGGTTTGGTTAA
- the LOC102711236 gene encoding leucine-rich repeat receptor-like serine/threonine-protein kinase BAM1 — protein sequence MAGSMAATSTLLLFLLATATHGTAADTASSLASPEAAVLLNLSAALGDPSGYLSTHWTPGTAFCSWPRLSCDADGSRVLSLDLSGLNLSGPIPAAALSSLSHLQSLNLSNNILNSTFPDGIITSLKNLRVLDFYNNNLTGPLPATLPNLTNLVHLHLGGNFFSGSIPRSYGQWSRIKYLALSGNELTGEIPPELGNLTTLRELYLGYFNSFTGGIPPELGRLKELVRLDMANCGISGAIPPEVANLTSLDTLFLQINALSGRLPPEIGAMWALKSLDLSNNLFVGEIPASFAALKNLTLLNLFRNRLAGEIPEFVGDLPNLEVLQLWENNFTGGVPAQLGVAATRLRIVDVSTNRLTGVLPTELCTGKRLETFIALGNSLFGSIPDGLAGCPSLTRLRLGENYLNGTIPAKMFTLQNLTQIELHDNLLSGELRLDAGVVSPSIGELSLYNNRLSGPVPVGIGGLVGLQKLLVAGNRLSGELPREIGKLQQLSKADFSGNLISGGIPPAIAGCRLLTFLDLSGNRLSGGIPQVLAGLRILNYLNLSHNALGGEIPPAIAGMQSLTAVDFSDNNLSGEVPATGQFAYFNATSFAGNPGLCGAFLSPCRSHGVATTSTFGSLSSASKLLLVLGLLALSIVFAGAAVLKARSLKRSAEARAWRLTAFQRLDFAVDDVLDCLKEENVIGKGGSGIVYKGAMPGGAVVAVKRLPAMGRSGAAHDDYGFSAEIQTLGRIRHRHIVRLLGFAANRETNLLVYEYMPNGSLGEVLHGKKGGHLQWATRYKIAIEAAKGLCYLHHDCSPPILHRDVKSNNILLDAEFEAHVADFGLAKFLRGSAGGSECMSAIAGSYGYIAPEYAYTLKVDEKSDVYSFGVVLLELIAGRKPVGEFGDGVDIVQWVRMVTGSSKEGVTKIADPRLSTVPLHELTHVFYVAMLCVAEQSVERPTMREVVQILTDLPGTAATPMDDAASHGPGKDQGTTTSPEKPQQQDGSRESPPQQDLLSI from the exons ATGGCAGGCTCCAtggccgccacctccacccttctcctcttcctcctcgccaccgccacccatGGCACCGCGGCCGACACAGCCTCATCCCTCGCCTCCCCCGAAGCGGCCGTCCTTCTCAACCTTTCCGCCGCGCTCGGCGATCCCTCGGGTTACCTGTCCACGCACTGGACGCCTGGCACGGCGTTCTGCTCGTGGCCGCGCCTCTCCTGCGACGCCGACGGATCCCGCGTCCTCTCTCTCGACCTCTCCGGCCTCAATCTCTCCGGTCCGATCCCCGCCGCGGCCCTGTCCTCCCTCTCGCACCTCCAGTCCCTCAACCTCTCCAACAACATCCTCAACTCGACCTTCCCGGATGGGATCATCACCAGCCTGAAGAACCTTCGCGTTCTTGATTTCTACAATAACAACCTCACCGGCCCTCTCCCGGCCACCCTCCCCAATCTCACCAATCTTGTTCACCTCCACCTCGGCGGCAATTTCTTCTCCGGCAGCATCCCCAGGTCGTACGGGCAGTGGAGCAGAATCAAGTACCTGGCTCTCTCCGGCAATGAGCTCACTGGGGAGATACCGCCGGAGCTCGGCAACCTGACGACGCTGAGGGAGCTGTACCTCGGCTACTTCAACAGCTTCACCGGCGGGATACCGCCGGAGCTCGGGAGGCTGAAGGAGCTCGTGAGGCTCGACATGGCGAACTGCGGGATCTCCGGCGCGATCCCACCGGAGGTGGCGAACCTGACGTCGCTCGACACTCTGTTTCTTCAGATCAACGCTCTCTCCGGGCGGCTACCACCGGAGATTGGCGCAATGTGGGCGCTGAAATCGCTCGACCTGTCGAACAATTTGTTCGTTGGGGAGATCCCCGCGAGCTTCGCGGCGCTCAAGAACCTGACGCTGCTGAACCTCTTCCGTAatcgcctcgccggcgagatTCCGGAGTTTGTCGGCGACCTGCCGAACCTCGAGGTGCTGCAGCTGTGGGAGAACAACTTCACCGGTGGAGTGCCGGCACAACTCGGCGTGGCGGCCACCAGGCTGAGAATCGTCGATGTCAGCACGAACAGGCTAACCGGCGTTCTACCTACAGAGCTCTGCACCGGCAAGCGACTTGAGACGTTCATCGCGCTGGGGAATTCACTGTTCGGCAGCATTCCGGACGGGCTCGCCGGCTGCCCGTCCTTGACGAGGCTTCGTCTTGGAGAGAATTATCTGAACGGGACAATTCCGGCGAAGATGTTTACATTGCAGAACCTGACGCAGATAGAACTGCACGACAATTTGCTctccggcgagctccggcTGGACGCCGGCGTGGTGTCACCATCAATAGGAGAGCTGAGCCTGTATAACAATCGGTTGTCCGGACCGGTGCCGGTGGGGATCGGCGGGCTCGTCGGCCTGCAGAAGCTGCTGGTCGCCGGAAACCGGTTGTCCGGCGAGCTCCCTCGTGAGATTGGGAAGCTGCAACAACTTTCAAAGGCGGACTTCTCTGGGAACCTGATATCCGGGGGCATACCTCCGGCGATCGCCGGATGCCGGCTGCTGACCTTCCTCGACCTCTCTGGCAACAGACTCTCCGGCGGCATCCCGCAGGTGCTCGCCGGGCTACGAATCCTCAACTATCTCAACCTGTCTCACAACGCACTCGGCGGGGAGATTCCACCTGCTATCGCTGGAATGCAGAGTCTAACAGCCGTCGACTTCTCCGACAACAATCTCTCCGGCGAGGTCCCGGCGACCGGTCAGTTTGCCTACTTCAATGCCACGTCCTTCGCCGGTAACCCAGGCCTCTGCGGCGCCTTCCTCTCCCCTTGCCGCTCCCACGGCGTCGCGACGACGTCGACCTTCGGCTCCCTCTCGTCGGCGTCAAAGCTCCTCCTCGTGCTCGGCCTCCTCGCGCTGTCCATCGTGTTcgccggggcggcggtgcTGAAGGCGCGGTCGCTGAAGCGGTCGGCCGAGGCGCGCGCGTGGCGGCTCACGGCGTTCCAGCGCCTGGACTTCGCCGTGGACGACGTGCTCGACTGCCTCAAGGAGGAGAACGTGATCGGCAAGGGCGGGTCCGGGATCGTGTACAAGGGCGCAATgcccggcggcgcggtggtggccgTGAAGCGGCTCCCGGCCATGGGACGCTccggcgcggcgcacgacgactaCGGCTTCTCGGCGGAGATTCAGACGCTGGGGCGCATCCGGCACCGCCACATCGTTCGGCTGCTCGGGTTCGCCGCCAACCGGGAGACCAACCTGCTGGTGTACGAGTACATGCCGAACGGCAGCCTCGGCGAGGTGCTCCACGGCAAGAAGGGCGGCCACCTGCAGTGGGCGACGCGGTACAAGATCGCCATCGAGGCGGCCAAGGGCCTCTGCTACCTGCACCACGACTGCTCGCCGCCGATTCTGCACCGCGACGTCAAGTCCAACAACATCCTCCTCGACGCCGAGTTCGAGGCCCACGTCGCCGACTTCGGCCTCGCCAAGTTCCTCCGCGGCAGTGCCGGCGGCTCCGAGTGCATGTCTGCGATCGCCGGCTCCTACGGCTACATCGCTCCCG AGTACGCCTACACGCTCAAGGTGGATGAGAAGAGcgacgtgtacagcttcggGGTCGTGTTACTGGAGCTCATCGCTGGCCGGAAGCCAGTCGGGGagttcggcgacggcgtggacATCGTTCAGTGGGTGCGGATGGTGACCGGGTCGAGCAAGGAGGGCGTCACGAAGATCGCCGACCCACGCCTCTCGACGGTGCCCCTCCACGAGCTGACGCACGTCTTCTACGTCGCCATGCTCTGCGTCGCGGAGCAGAGCGTCGAGCGGCCCACGATGCGGGAGGTCGTGCAGATCCTGACCGATCTgcccggcacggcggcgacgcccaTGGACGACGCGGCGTCGCACGGCCCGGGGAAAGACCAGGGCACAACGACGAGCCCGGAGAAGCCGCAGCAGCAGGACGGGTCACGCGAGTCCCCGCCGCAACAGGATCTCCTTAGCATCTAG